The nucleotide sequence CCTCAGTGGCGATAGCGGTTGCATCGAGTTAGAATTTCCGGAGCGAGAGGCGACACCCGAGCCGGCGATGAAGCTCGGTATCCGACTCCATTTGGCTGGACTATCACTTTCGGATACAGTCTTGATTCTTGAGATGTTGGGTGTCGATCGTCATCGAAGCACCGTGCATCGATGGGTGCAGAAGGCCGATTTACAGCCGACAGGTGGTGCTGAGCCGAATCACGTTGCGGTCGATGAGACTGTGATTCAACTCAATGATGAGCGATATTGGCTGTACGCTGCTGTCGATCCCGATACCAACCGCCTGCTTCATGTTCGGCTCTATCCGACGAGAACCACTGCGATCACCTCGATGTTTCTCTCAGAATCACGTGAGAAACATCAGGTAGACGACGCAGTTTTTCTCGTCAACGGTGCACCGTGGTTGCAGGCAGCCTGTCACCGACACGGGCTACGATTCCAGCATGTTACACATGGGAATCGGAATGCCGTCGAACGTGTCTTCCGAGAAATCAAACAACGAACTAACCAATTTTCAAATACGTTTAGTCACGTCGAACCGAGTACCGCTGAAAACTGGTTACAAGCGTTTGCCTTCGCATGGAACCAGCTTATCTAGACACTACCCGATGATAGCGGCCCTAGAATGATGTCTGTCGGGAGTGCTATGTTCAGTACCTCACAAAGCATCGCCAGTTAGCGTGACCGGAGCCACCTGTTCTGTTGTGGTGAGTCATCGATTGCGGTTGAGCACCGCTGATCGAAGGCGGAGCTGTCGCTGTCGGCGGCGGTCAGCCGCCGACGCGACAGCGTTGCTACTTGCGATGACGCTTGCTCGGTCAGTGACTACCGGTAGAACCGGTCGTCAGGAGGTCGGTTCGCGGGGACGGCCCGACGCACCGAGAGGGCCGTCCACGCAGCCCCCCGAACCATATTGACGAACTCCTTGTACGGCCACCACCAGAGGCGACGCTCGCCCCGGCGGGGCGTCGCCACAAACTCGTAGTGCAGATACCGCCAAACGTTCTGTAGCAGTAGGTTCACTACGACGTACAGCAGTCTGACCGTCGCGTCTCGTGTCGTTGTCGTCGCTATCGCTTGCTCGGACAAGCGATAGCTCGACTCGATACCGAAGCGTTTCGAGTAGTGGTATCGAGCGTCGCGTGGTGTCTCGATGAACGGCGCGTCAGTGGCGTAGCCGTGACGCGCCACGCCGTTCTCGTCGTATCGTCCATTCAGATACGTACAGTCGATGTAGACGGGAAACTCGACGGTCCAGCTGTGACCGGCGAGTTTCCCTGTCAGGTCGTGTCGGATGACGCGACTCCACCCCTCCGAGAGTTCCTGCTGAATCGCCTCATCCCACCGAATGATCGGGACAACGTACGCGTAGGTGTGCGCTTGAAGCAACGTGAGACACTTGCTATCGTAGAATCCGCGATTGAGGTGACGGCCTTGACTTCGGTGTCAAGGTCGTCGAAAACGCCAAGGAACTCAGCGAGAACGCTGCTGGCGGTGTCGCTGTCTTCGAGACGGCGCACCGCCAGCGTGTAGCGTTTGCTCCGCACGCGTGCGTAGAGTGTCAGCGTAAGCGTGGAACGCAGTGGTTCCCCGCTTCGCTTCCGAGTGATAGAGGTGGTCTGTGTCTTCTTCGTCACCGTAGTAGGGCCGCAGGTGGAGGTCTGCGCAGACCTCCACCTGCTCGGGGAGTAGTTCGACGATGTCTCGGCGAAGAAGCCTGTTAGCGACTCGTTCGAGCCGTTCCGGCTCGAACTTCGTCCGGAGGTGGTAGAGAATCGTGTTCGCCGATGGCGAGTCTTCGCTGGAGTTGCACAGTGTCGAGATCGAGGTCCCGTCGGCGGTCGCGCCGACGAGGACCTCGTAGATGTCCTCAGCGTTGAGTTCAGCATTGTTCGCAAGACCGAGAGAAATTTCTTCGTCAAGCCGGTTGACGAGGAACTTAAGGAGCTTGTCTTCGTGTATTCCACTGTCTGCTTGCTGCTGTTTGCTAGGCACATTCGTAGCAAGCAGACATCTCAACTAACCGGCTTTGTGAGATACTGATGTTTCCTGTCAGGTGGTGATGTTTGTGCTGCATACAGAGCGCGAATCTAGCACGGTTCGATGGCACGTTTCCTGCCTTTTATTCACGAAGACTATACGAACTCGGGTTATCAGACCCGACGAAGATAGTCAGCGCAGTAATCTCCTCGTCAATATTGAAAAAGTCGTGTTCAAGTCCCTGTTCGACGAAAACCACATCGCCGCTCTCGACAGAATGTGTTTTATCTCCAATACGAATCATCCCCGACCCAGAGATAATGTAGTAGACTTCATTCTCTGTGTGAGGGTTCTTTGGCGACGCGGTTGGATATTTTCCTACCTCGATTGTTACGGACTCTTTGCTTAACACCTCTGCGACCTGTGCATCTTCCTCTTTGAGTCCCGTTATCAACTCTTCCGTGGAAACGCGAGTCATATCTGTTATTACCCTCTCGAAAGCTTCAAACTTCGCTTGGTTGGTCCGGGAGCGGCGGACGTGAAACCGCAGATCTTGCATTCAGCCGCCCACCAGCACACAGGTAGATACCGTCGTTTCGTCGTGTCTAGTGCGAGTTTTGATGAATTTCACGTATTACCTTGTTTGGGAACATCTGAAATAATCGGAGTCGTCCTGCTGAACTCATCCTCTGAGTCTTGCACAGCTGTTACTGACACATCGCGTATAGGTCGGGGTGAGGCGTGCAAGATGGAAGGCGCATATCTTGCACACGTTTCTTTTGTTCATCCGACTTGATCCAATTAATACAGACACCACACTTTTTGATTTGGCGAGGGCGATCTTGAGTATCCTGTGCCTGGAGCCGACCCAATACAGTGTCCATTTTGTGGGTGGACTGGTGACGAGGCTGAACTCGAACAGACAAATAATGGGCCCGCCTGCCCTGCTTGCGGGGAAACTGTAATGATCGAGTAACCGTACAGCAAGACGCTATCAAACTCGTCCCGCCACCGCACTTAGGTGGCTTGAAATATGAACACGATGTATGGTTCTTGACTCGGATGTCAGGACCCACGATTCACTGCAGACAAACCTCAAAAACGCAATCGAACGGGCACTCACACTGGAGACGTGGGTCTCCAGTTCCCGCGAGCGGATTGCCTCGAAATCGTTCATCAGTCGCCACACGCAGTTTGGTTCGGTGGACGAGTTCTGTGTGGCCAGCCCGTGTGACGATGACACTATTGGCGGCGTCCAACAGCTCTCGGCCGATGAACGCGACGCATTCGTAGCGCGGACAACTGATTTCGAGACATGGGCAGAAATGAAGGAAAGCGCAGCTGTCGAAGATCTCGTCACGCTTCAGAATATCTAATTACCCGAGTCCCGGAAGCGCAGCGAGCGTGTGATAGAGCGCGAAGCTAATTACGGTCCCGCCGACCATCGAGCCGACCCACGCCCCGACAGTGTAGACCGTCTTTGTGGTCGATATCCCGGCGGAGTCCGACGACCCGCCGACAAGTCCGGCCCCGACGATGCTAGAAATCATCACTTTGTTGAACGAGATGGGATAGCCGAGCGCGATTGCTGCCTGCGCGACGAGAAACGCAGGAATGAACGCTGCAATCGACCGCTTCGGCCCGAGTGAGGCATACTCGCGGGCCACAGCCTGGATGAGGCGTGGCGAACGGAACCATCCCCCGAGGAGAATTCCAAGGCCCCCGAGTGCGAGCAGGTACAGCGAGGGAAGGCCGAGCGACGATTCAAAGACGGCTTCCAGTGGCCCGGTGGCCAGTCCGACCTGCGACCCGCCGCTGGTGAACACGACGACGAGGGCGAGCGCGACCAGCATTCTGTTGATTCCGGTCGTCACGTCACGCCGGAGTTGCCAGTAGACCACTGTGAGCGTGAGAAGTCCGAGTACAACCCCAACGAGTACGATTCCGGCCTCGCCGAGCCCTATCGATGCGACGTTAAATTGACGGGTGATAACGCCCGCAATCGATCCTTGCTCGCTCTGGGGGGCCGGGAGAAACGATAGCTGGACGTTGGCGAGTGTGTAGCCGACGCCGGCGGCGAGCAGCGGAATGCTTAGCGTATCCGAGACCGTCTCATCCAGTAACAGCCACGCGAGACCGTACGCGAGGACGCCCTCGACGACCGGAATCGCAAACCAAAATCCCAGAATCTTAGCGTACGTCATGACCGCAAAGCCACCGCCAAGAGCGACACCCGCACCGATCGCTGCACCGGTGACCGTGAACGCTGAGGGAATAGGGTAACCGCGGGAGTTCCCGATCGTGATGAGTGTGGCTGCCGTGAGCAGCGTCGCAGTGGCTGCTAGTGGCGTGATCGTCACGCCGGTCACCAGCCCGTGACCAATCGTCTCGGAGATACTGCCACCCTGCGCAATGGCACCGAGACCGGCGACGAGGCCGACCAGTAGTGCCCCCCGAAGGGTGGACAACGCGTTCGCTCCGACGGCTGGCGCAATCGGGGCGGAGTTGCTGTTTGCCCCGACGGTAAATGACATAAAAAGCGATGCCACGAGCGCGACAGAGACTATTCCGATTACTGAGGACATAGGTGTCCAGGTTCAGACGGTGCTGTGACTCGGAGTAGGAGCCCGATACGCCACACTCTTGAACAGACACGTATGATTCTGTTGGTAGCGTTCGCGCGTCTCGTGGAACTGATCACAGCCCCCGTCTATTTGACTCTCCTCATCGTTCGACCCGAGTCTGCTACCGCGCCGCCTGGTCGATGAATATCAACGGATTCCGGTGAAACCCGATACGGAATGCGGAAGTAGGAATATTTTGGATCTGAGGTTCCTTAGAATGGGATAACACATTCACCGAGCCTACTAGTAGTTTCTCGCCCGGTAGTGTTCCGGGCGTACATTTCACAGACACTCTCTGAGCGGGAGCTCTCGCCAGCCCAGTCAGCAGTATGATTTTGCGGGAGTAGCAGCAACGTGTAGGTATGTCCGAGGGAGAATCCCGGCGGATCGCACACGAGCTGAAGAGCGAGCCGCACATTCGTGGCCGCCGGGTCAGCGTCCGTCAGGTGTATGCCCTCGTCGAAGAACGTGGTGAAGACCCCGAGGCTGTTGCCGATCGGTACGACCTCGACGTCGCTGACGTGTATCACGCGCTGGCTTACTATCACGATCATCCGCGAGAGATGCGTGACGTAGAAGAGGAGCGCGACGATGCGATAGCGGACTTCCGCGAGTCGATCAACCGTCCCGAAGGCGTCGATCCCGATGCCGCCTGAGATGAGCGGGTGGCGCTTTCTCCTCGATGAGAACATCGATCCAAAGACAGCCACGTACTTATCGAAAGAAGAAATTCACGCCGAGCACGTCCGTGACGCGCTCCGGCAAGGAGCCGATGACGAAGCGGATGTCTTACCGTACGCCCGAGAACACGAACTGATCGTCGTGACGAGCGACGTGAAAGATTTCGGTGGGTTACCATCCGACGCTCATGCTGGTGTCGTCCTGCTCTATGAGGATACGATGCCGGCGTATCAGGTCGCGTCTGGTCCAATTACGATGACCGACGCGTATCCGAATCGAGATTCGTTCGGTGGCCGCGAGGAACTCGATCCGTGGGTTTGATCCGGGATGCTGATTTTACGATCTTGAGGCCTTCAAATCAGCCAAGACACTTCCACCTACCTTACTAGTAGAAATTCGTCCGGTAGTGTTCCGGGCACGCATTTCGAGTATACTATCGAAAGTATATGCAAATAATACAGATAGCCTCAGTCGGAATCTATCATTGAATGAGATTCACCCGTAGTAGCCTCTCTTTCTCGCCGGATCACGGAAACAGTCGATGATGACGAGCCTGGAATAAGGTTTGCCCGCTCTCTACGACGCTCGCCGCCGTTACGCTCGGGAGGAGTGACCCCAACGGCAAGAGTCGGTCGTTCGGAGAGAAAACGATAGGTTAGTCGGATGTGAATCTCCGACAATGACCGACTCGTTTTGGTATCCGTCGGTCGAAGATGTACTCGACATCCACGAGGACATCGTCTCGGAGTACCCAGACACCAGCTCGGGCGTCCGGAGTCGCGGAGATATCGAATTCGCACTGGAGTACGTCAGCGAAGGGAGCTTCGGGTCGGTTCCGAAGACGATTCACGAGAAGTCATTTCATCTGCTTCGGCTCCTCGTCGCCAACCACCCGTTCGTGGACGGTAACAAGCGCACCGCACTCAACACGACGACGGTATTCTATCTGCTCAACGGTCGCCGGTTCGAATACGACAACGAAACCAGAGGGATACTGGCGAAGTTCGGTACCGACGAGAAGGCTGTCGATGAGGACGACGTACTCGAATATCTCCGAACACACACGACCGAAGTCGATTTGCACGAAGTGGTCGAACGATGGCGAGGCGACCTCGTCGAGTACGGACTTGCTCAGCTGTCCGATGAATCGTTGGACCCGAACGATTAACCGAACTCGTGGTCAAGATGTGGACATGGCGACGGAAGAGCAGCCAGGCGACCGAACGCCACTCGACGATGTGATGGAAGACATTCGCCGAGAGCTTGTGTTGCGCGTTGCCAAGGCTGATCGGGACGAACATCGCGAGATCTACGACGCCCTCGAAAACGAGTAGCGGTTTCACGTCCATCTGTTCTCGATTCGCAGAAACGTGAGTTACACTCCCGGCGAGCCTGCTAGTAGCTTCTCGCCCGGTAGCGTTCCGGGCACGCATTTCGGATCCACCCCGGTAACCACGCTCTCCAAGGATCCCCCAGCCGACGACGGACGCTCGCGTCGGTCGGACCGGAGCCGGGCTGAGTGCCGTCGAGATCCAACCTCGGAATCGATTGCCGCCGCTGTGACGATGGGTGCCGACGACTCGATCACGGCCGTCGATCCGACCGTCGTCGACGCCATCCGATCCGGATCGCGCTCCTGGAGTTCAGCTTCGGTCCCGGCGGTCTCCCCCGGGCAACCGGTCGCCTTCGAGGGGGAATTTTTCGGATGCCATCCCGCGACCCCGATCCGTCACGCCCGGGACCCGACACTCGTCGACACGGCGAATCCGCGTACTGCGCCGATCTCGGACTCCGGATCACCACTCTGCGAGTACACCGTCGTCGGTTCGCCATAGTGGTGGAGACCACTCCGAGCTGTCTTCGCTACGTGATCTCACTCTCTCTTCGTCGATTTCGACTCCTAACCCGGGACCGCTCGGGAGTTCCATCGTTCCGCCCTCGTAATCGAGAACGTGGGGATTGGACAGGTACTCCCGGAGCCCCCCTCGGTCGTTATACTGCATATTCAGACTTTGTTCCTGAATGAACGCGTTGGACACTGTCGCGTCGACCTGTACGGAGGACGCGAGGGCGATCGGCCCAAGTGGACAGTGGGGGGCGACGCTGATATCGTAGGCTTCGGCCATCGTCGCGATTTTTCGCACTTCGGTGATGCCACCGGCGTGCGAGAGATCGGGTTGGATGATGTCGACATGCCCCGCTTCAAACAAGGGCTTGTAATCCCACCGGGAAAAGAGACGCTCGCCAGTCGCGATGGGAATCGTCGTGTGTCTGGCTATCTCTCCGATCGCATCCGAATGCTCGG is from Haloplanus salinarum and encodes:
- a CDS encoding IS6 family transposase encodes the protein MLSFDRLSGDSGCIELEFPEREATPEPAMKLGIRLHLAGLSLSDTVLILEMLGVDRHRSTVHRWVQKADLQPTGGAEPNHVAVDETVIQLNDERYWLYAAVDPDTNRLLHVRLYPTRTTAITSMFLSESREKHQVDDAVFLVNGAPWLQAACHRHGLRFQHVTHGNRNAVERVFREIKQRTNQFSNTFSHVEPSTAENWLQAFAFAWNQLI
- a CDS encoding cupin domain-containing protein; its protein translation is MQDLRFHVRRSRTNQAKFEAFERVITDMTRVSTEELITGLKEEDAQVAEVLSKESVTIEVGKYPTASPKNPHTENEVYYIISGSGMIRIGDKTHSVESGDVVFVEQGLEHDFFNIDEEITALTIFVGSDNPSSYSLRE
- a CDS encoding inorganic phosphate transporter, which encodes MSSVIGIVSVALVASLFMSFTVGANSNSAPIAPAVGANALSTLRGALLVGLVAGLGAIAQGGSISETIGHGLVTGVTITPLAATATLLTAATLITIGNSRGYPIPSAFTVTGAAIGAGVALGGGFAVMTYAKILGFWFAIPVVEGVLAYGLAWLLLDETVSDTLSIPLLAAGVGYTLANVQLSFLPAPQSEQGSIAGVITRQFNVASIGLGEAGIVLVGVVLGLLTLTVVYWQLRRDVTTGINRMLVALALVVVFTSGGSQVGLATGPLEAVFESSLGLPSLYLLALGGLGILLGGWFRSPRLIQAVAREYASLGPKRSIAAFIPAFLVAQAAIALGYPISFNKVMISSIVGAGLVGGSSDSAGISTTKTVYTVGAWVGSMVGGTVISFALYHTLAALPGLG
- a CDS encoding DUF433 domain-containing protein gives rise to the protein MSEGESRRIAHELKSEPHIRGRRVSVRQVYALVEERGEDPEAVADRYDLDVADVYHALAYYHDHPREMRDVEEERDDAIADFRESINRPEGVDPDAA
- a CDS encoding DUF5615 family PIN-like protein, which gives rise to MPPEMSGWRFLLDENIDPKTATYLSKEEIHAEHVRDALRQGADDEADVLPYAREHELIVVTSDVKDFGGLPSDAHAGVVLLYEDTMPAYQVASGPITMTDAYPNRDSFGGREELDPWV
- a CDS encoding type II toxin-antitoxin system death-on-curing family toxin, producing the protein MTDSFWYPSVEDVLDIHEDIVSEYPDTSSGVRSRGDIEFALEYVSEGSFGSVPKTIHEKSFHLLRLLVANHPFVDGNKRTALNTTTVFYLLNGRRFEYDNETRGILAKFGTDEKAVDEDDVLEYLRTHTTEVDLHEVVERWRGDLVEYGLAQLSDESLDPND